TACTTCTTTCTTCCCACAGGAATCAAAGTAAAACAGACAACGgactaaaacaaatattatagcCCACCGCTTCAAATACATATAAAAAGACTCAAGAAACCTTTGTCACTCTCTTCATTCTTCCTTTTATAGATTCTTCTTATAGATTTATCCTTTGGGTTCTCTGTGTCAAAAGAAAATGTTGGCTATATTTCACGAGGCGTTTGCTCATCCGCCTGAGGAACTCAACAGTCCGGCATCTGAGAAATGTTCTAAACAACCAAAGCTTCCTGAAGAAACCCTAAACGATTTCTTATCTCGTTATCCTCTCAACACTTTCTCCATGTCTTTTGGACAAGCAGCTGTTCTCGCTTACGTTCGTCCTTCTGCTTCCTTCTCCATCCACCAGAGGTAACATGCACTAGACAGAACACGATCCTGCTTATATCTTCTGATTTAAGGTTCTGCTCCATtgatcttcatttttttttgttttttaggttgtTTTGTGGATATGATGATATCTACTGTCTGTTCTTTGGGAGCTTGAACAATCTGTGTCAGCTAAACAGACAGTATGGTTTGACCAAGACAACAAACGAGGCCATGTTTGTGATCGAAGCTTATAGGACTCTTAGAGACAGAGGTCCTTATCCAGCTGATCAGGTCGTTAAAGACTTAGATGGTAGCTTTGCCTTTGTTGTTTATGATAGCAAAGCCGGCTCTGTCTTCACGGCTCTGGTACTACTTCAAAAAATCAGTCCAATCCCTTTTTTCTATAATCACTTTTGATGTTTAGAAGATTTGAGAAATCAATTTGATGTAATCCATGTAGGGATCTGATGGAGGGGTGAAGCTATACTGGGGCATAGCTGCTGATGGATCTGTTGTAATATCAGATGATTTGGATGTTATTAAAGAAGGCTGTGCCAAATCTTTTGCTCCATTTCCTACAGGTACAATAAAATCTACATATGCTTTTACAAATACTTGGGACTTGGTGTAATGATGTATGTGTAATTATTATATGTATTTGATGAATGTTGGCAGGGTGTATGTTCCATAGTGAAGGAGGGTTAATGAGCTTTGAGCATCCGATGAACAAGATAAAAGCAATGCCGAGAGTGGACAGTGAGGGAGTTCTGTGCGGTGCCAACTTCAAGGTGGATGTTTACAATCGTGTTAACAGTATCCCTCGTCGAGGAAGTGAAGCCAATTGGACTCTCTGAAAAGACTGGAAACTTTCAAAAGATGGTTTCGTTTTCgcacttgttgttcttctcCACTTTTATTTTAGTACTTATGGACTGAGAGTCCAGGACTATTCCGTAGTATGCCATGAATAAAACTGTGAATAGCTTTCaatcttctgtttctctctaCTATCTTATGTCAGACAATAAAACCAATAGACTCATTGATTTTCAGTTGAAAACGTAACAATGTATAGGAgcttaatttgtttgttttatccTAATCTTTATAGGGTTGTCTAAATAGTGTTATTGTTAATGTCGGTGGGGTGACATGTTAATATTACTACACAACGGAAGTTAAGAGTGAACATGGTTTTGAACTAGGAGTCGATGGAaactttttaacatttttttttcactctttcAGCTAAATGCGTTAAGAGAGAGGCTGACAAACTATAGTGTAAGATGACAAAACAGAGTATATAACTAACTGTTCTGTTTAGAAAGCTGAAGATTCgccaattttatttctttattttgggcTACTCGCCAAGGAATCTACACTCAACAGACAGTAAGGAAAAACTTCGCAATAGAATCAGACATCTAAAGGTTTCATCGATTGGTACGGAGTGGGTCTTATCAGAAGGAAGAGATTTCAAGATTATTAGGCCAAGCCAACGAGCTTCTCACTGATCTCCCACACTTTACGAGCCTTCTCAACGTCACTTGCTTCTTCTGATAACTGGTTCTCAAAAGAAGCCGAAGCCTTGTTCCAGCTCCAGTAAACCCCTGATTTTGTCAAGCTAGGATCACTCACCACCTGATCAAACCAAACTCGATTGTTTAGTACACAGGAAGAAAAGTATTTCCTTGACTAATAAGctacaaaaataacattttgtttctttattaccTGAGCAAGTCTTTTGCCAGACTCTGTCTCGGAGACATATCCTTTAGTGATGTACTTCTGAAAGGGAGGGAAGAGGGTACGGAAGAGCGGGATGTGCTCTCGGAACAAACCCGTGGAGGCGATGCAACCGGGGTAAAGCGAAGCGAAAGTGACTCCAGTTTCTTCATGGTAACGCCTGTGAAACTCTTGCATTGTCAACATATTGCAGACTTTACTGTCTTTGTAAGCCTTTGCACCATCGAAATCTCCTCCATCAATCATAGCTGAGCTGTTTAAACCGTTCAATCCACCCGCTAGACCCCTCAAATCACCTAGATTCGCCTTTGGTGGTACATTACCCGCCAATGTATTAGTGTTacctaaaccaaaacaaagatataatGATCAGAATCATTCCCTTAGCTAGCAATgtaggctatatatatattagattctAGACAATACCAGTAATGGATCCAACGATGATGAGACGCTTTGAAGGGTAATCAGATTTCTTCAAGTCATCAAGCAACAACCTTGCGAGAAGAAAATGTCCCAAATGGTTCGTCGCAACGCTAAGCTCAAACCCTTCTGCACTGTAAGTAGGCTCTTTAGCTGTCGGGAAATAAACCGCAGCATTACAGACCAAAACATCGAGAGGCATCTCTGTCCTCCTGAAGCTATCAACGAACTGTCTCACACTGTCCAACGAGGCTAAGTCTAAGTGCATCACAGTGTAGCTGCCTTTAGGCATCCCTGCGGATTTAGCAGCTCTCTCGGCTTTAAGGAAGTCTCTGCACGCCATTGTCACGTGCCATTTCCCTGTATCGGCTAGAGCTTTAGCCGTGGCTAGACCTAACCCAGACGAAGCTCCCGTGACCACCACATTTCCTTTCCTCAACGTTTTCTTGCCATCCACGGATTTTGTAACCGGAGAGTTTGAAGTCGCAGCGGTTTGTGCTCGAATTGTTACACTCCTCAAGCTATGTTCTCTCTGCATATTAATCAACTAAACATTACTAAACCATTCGCATAAGAAGGCTTATTCAACACCGTAACGTCAGAACAGAGACNAATGTATTAGTGTTacctaaaccaaaacaaagatataatGATCAGAATCATTCCCTTAGCTAGCAATgtaggctatatatatattagattctAGACAATACCAGTAATGGATCCAACGATGATGAGACGCTTTGAAGGGTAATCAGATTTCTTCAAGTCATCAAGCAACAACCTTGCGAGAAGAAAATGTCCCAAATGGTTCGTCGCAACGCTAAGCTCAAACCCTTCTGCACTGTAAGTAGGCTCTTTAGCTGTCGGGAAATAAACCGCAGCATTACAGACCAAAACATCGAGAGGCATCTCTGTCCTCCTGAAGCTATCAACGAACTGTCTCACACTGTCCAACGAGGCTAAGTCTAAGTGCATCACAGTGTAGCTGCCTTTAGGCATCCCTGCGGATTTAGCAGCTCTCTCGGCTTTAAGGAAGTCTCTGCACGCCATTGTCACGTGCCATTTCCCTGTATCGGCTAGAGCTTTAGCCGTGGCTAGACCTAACCCAGACGAAGCTCCCGTGACCACCACATTTCCTTTCCTCAACGTTTTCTTGCCATCCACGGATTTTGTAACCGGAGAGTTTGAAGTCGCAGCGGTTTGTGCTCGAATTGTTACACTCCTCAAGCTATGTTCTCTCTGCATATTAATCAACTAAACATTACTAAACCATTCGCATAAGAAGGCTTATTCAACACCGTAACGTCAGAACAGAGACATGTTCTGTACCTGGAATCTTAACGAGGAAGATCCATGATC
The sequence above is a segment of the Camelina sativa cultivar DH55 chromosome 10, Cs, whole genome shotgun sequence genome. Coding sequences within it:
- the LOC104717490 gene encoding stem-specific protein TSJT1-like → MLAIFHEAFAHPPEELNSPASEKCSKQPKLPEETLNDFLSRYPLNTFSMSFGQAAVLAYVRPSASFSIHQRLFCGYDDIYCLFFGSLNNLCQLNRQYGLTKTTNEAMFVIEAYRTLRDRGPYPADQVVKDLDGSFAFVVYDSKAGSVFTALGSDGGVKLYWGIAADGSVVISDDLDVIKEGCAKSFAPFPTGCMFHSEGGLMSFEHPMNKIKAMPRVDSEGVLCGANFKVDVYNRVNSIPRRGSEANWTL
- the LOC104717491 gene encoding protochlorophyllide reductase B, chloroplastic isoform X1 — encoded protein: MALQAASLVSSAISVRKDAKLNAPSSSFKDSSLFGASVTDQIKSDHGSSSLRFQREHSLRSVTIRAQTAATSNSPVTKSVDGKKTLRKGNVVVTGASSGLGLATAKALADTGKWHVTMACRDFLKAERAAKSAGMPKGSYTVMHLDLASLDSVRQFVDSFRRTEMPLDVLVCNAAVYFPTAKEPTYSAEGFELSVATNHLGHFLLARLLLDDLKKSDYPSKRLIIVGSITGNTNTLAGNVPPKANLGDLRGLAGGLNGLNSSAMIDGGDFDGAKAYKDSKVCNMLTMQEFHRRYHEETGVTFASLYPGCIASTGLFREHIPLFRTLFPPFQKYITKGYVSETESGKRLAQVVSDPSLTKSGVYWSWNKASASFENQLSEEASDVEKARKVWEISEKLVGLA
- the LOC104717491 gene encoding protochlorophyllide reductase B, chloroplastic isoform X2, with product MQREHSLRSVTIRAQTAATSNSPVTKSVDGKKTLRKGNVVVTGASSGLGLATAKALADTGKWHVTMACRDFLKAERAAKSAGMPKGSYTVMHLDLASLDSVRQFVDSFRRTEMPLDVLVCNAAVYFPTAKEPTYSAEGFELSVATNHLGHFLLARLLLDDLKKSDYPSKRLIIVGSITGNTNTLAGNVPPKANLGDLRGLAGGLNGLNSSAMIDGGDFDGAKAYKDSKVCNMLTMQEFHRRYHEETGVTFASLYPGCIASTGLFREHIPLFRTLFPPFQKYITKGYVSETESGKRLAQVVSDPSLTKSGVYWSWNKASASFENQLSEEASDVEKARKVWEISEKLVGLA